The following coding sequences are from one Tachysurus vachellii isolate PV-2020 chromosome 7, HZAU_Pvac_v1, whole genome shotgun sequence window:
- the gpr160 gene encoding probable G-protein coupled receptor 160 — protein sequence MEVSMETLLATLWMKTLLNWVVVLVQKGHVGRSFCGVFCVSLALGDALLHLSVTCIFLVQDVQMFTLHLTKYHVCVLVQAACSIQGLLHWPVFILSALDVLWSARRPCPRPTQTLVHNAAMLLLWTLSTLYVFTVPDSNPITRDQDDHVTLQLCQVICGAQSRQVAWASLLTLVGVACYMSWVRSLNAEQLRECLGHFLSTWSSFLLLLLFILVSGTEVPPYLEMNGVWLCFIHSLHTAVALRSCSCIFCTHTQDDTWKSRTRHPHVCSLTDKYSLTSETLTVQVPHTRRLA from the coding sequence atggaGGTTTCCATGGAGACCCTGTTGGCGACTCTGTGGATGAAGACATTGTTGAACtgggtggtggtgttggtgcaGAAGGGTCATGTGGGGCGGAGCTTCtgtggtgtgttctgtgtgtcaCTGGCGCTGGGCGACGCCCTCCTGCACCTGAGCGTTACCTGTATATTCCTGGTGCAGGACGTTCAGATGTTCACGCTGCACCTGACTAAGTACCACGTGTGTGTTCTGGTTCAGGCGGCGTGTTCCATCCAGGGGCTTCTGCACTGGCCCGTCTTCATCCTCTCTGCACTGGACGTCCTGTGGAGCGCACGCCGTCCCTGTCCTCGTCCCACACAGACGCTCGTCCACAACGCCGCCATGCTCCTGCTGTGGACTCTGTCCACATTGTACGTCTTTACCGTCCCTGATTCCAACCCGATCACCAGGGACCAGGACGATCATGTCACCCTGCAGCTCTGTCAGGTGATATGTGGAGCTCAGAGCCGGCAGGTGGCCTGGGCGTCCTTGCTAAcgcttgtgggcgtggcctgttaCATGAGCTGGGTGAGGAGCCTGAACGCTGAACAGCTGAGGGAGTGTTTGGGTCACTTCCTGTCTACATGGAGCTCCTTCCTGCTCCTGCTGCTCTTCATCTTGGTGTCTGGGACAGAGGTTCCTCCGTACCTGGAGATGAAcggtgtgtggttgtgtttcaTTCACAGTCTGCACACTGCAGTGGCCCTGAGGAGCTGCTCCTGCATCttctgcactcacacacaggacGACACGTGGAAGAGCCGCACACGTCACCCGCACGTCTGCAGCCTGACGGACAAATACAGTTTGACCTCAGAAACTCTAACAGTGCAGGTGCCTCACACTCGGAGACTCGCCTGA